A single genomic interval of Nonomuraea rubra harbors:
- a CDS encoding sensor histidine kinase, which yields MRWRLTALILVPTIAAVVLGGTRVVESVQSIDVYDRTATAAEQAGRIRDLVQALGLERDTGGWIGANRAMRKELAADYTQRKAAVDSLVKTVRTDLDAMDDSYGPRVVRAAAQARYDLSRLSKIRTEGQVETIRYDFLTDTLLNLHDELALLSDDSQIVGLFRGLSALASAKEEMSRQRVQLIQNSYNPNSADAKDVEQFIASNARQQAEIASVGAEAGVEVGLKLSKALTSKQEYVNVQLTKARAIVLVSGRAPGARITENLISARAERLNWFKENTAAIDVLHGIEKGLAGGVALRSQELRSAETRSAIIAGSLVVALLIVVLLLTVAIARSMVGPLRRLRTEALEVAGFRLPDVVRQLRVSGDTTVRDVAPIEVEGNDEIGEVARAFDQVHRQAVRLAGEEAELRSNISSMFVNLSRRTQTLVERQISLIDGLEKGEQDGGRLADLFKLDHLATRMRRNSENLLVLAGHEATRRRSQPAKLVDVVRAALSEVEGYERVQVKVHRATSVLGSCANDLVHLVAELVENAIQFSPSNSQVTVTSALIEGGGALLSVSDTGISMTEDELAEANRRLAEPPVVDVSVSRRMGLFVVGRLALRHGIRVQLRKGEGAGLIAMVLLPPTLIADGTQQPLPQRPAFGGGTVPSQPAAPLGPPVQNGSFRSFASFDSFDAGSARQGPPENGRPRHAGPPSGGPGPFDGGTPAQGPGTPGQGTGAFPSSGAFNSGSFNGGALDGGPARRGPRSYDSTPGMPRPGTFHTDPGRAGIDGFTADTDGGSYRRQPASQDTGSYPSFPSSPSYPSGNGAFQTPPPAYPTNNVRQPDPAPAVDVSPLEQEQEEFLPIFASVESAWFRRPQGEAGPQRAGTEEPGGESGPAQAVPSGEEAWRTAADAGWQAAAKASEPSLGGITAAGLPKRTPKANLVPGTASRPAQAQQQQAQRQAPTPPVSADRMRSRMASYQQGVRRGRQEVRGQEERSE from the coding sequence GTGAGATGGCGGCTCACAGCCCTCATCCTGGTGCCCACCATCGCCGCCGTCGTGCTCGGGGGAACACGAGTGGTGGAGTCGGTGCAGAGCATCGACGTCTACGACCGCACCGCCACCGCGGCGGAGCAGGCGGGCCGCATCCGCGATCTCGTGCAGGCACTGGGCCTGGAGCGTGACACCGGAGGCTGGATCGGCGCCAACCGCGCGATGCGCAAGGAGCTCGCCGCCGACTACACGCAGCGCAAGGCCGCCGTCGACTCGCTGGTCAAGACCGTACGCACCGACCTCGACGCCATGGACGACTCCTACGGCCCGCGCGTCGTCAGGGCCGCCGCCCAGGCCAGGTACGACCTGAGCCGCCTGTCGAAGATCAGGACCGAGGGCCAGGTCGAGACGATCCGGTACGACTTCCTCACCGACACCCTGCTCAACCTGCACGACGAGCTCGCGCTCCTGTCGGACGACTCCCAGATCGTCGGCCTGTTCCGCGGCCTGAGCGCGCTGGCGTCGGCCAAGGAGGAGATGTCGCGCCAGCGCGTCCAGCTCATCCAGAACTCCTACAACCCGAACAGCGCGGACGCCAAGGACGTCGAGCAGTTCATCGCCTCCAACGCGCGCCAGCAGGCCGAGATCGCCTCCGTCGGTGCCGAGGCCGGCGTCGAGGTGGGCCTGAAGCTGTCCAAGGCGCTGACCTCCAAGCAGGAGTACGTCAACGTCCAGCTCACCAAGGCCCGCGCGATCGTGCTGGTCAGCGGCAGGGCGCCGGGCGCCCGCATCACGGAGAACCTCATCTCCGCCAGAGCGGAGCGCCTGAACTGGTTCAAGGAGAACACGGCGGCCATCGACGTGCTGCACGGCATCGAGAAGGGCCTGGCCGGCGGGGTGGCCCTGCGCAGCCAGGAGCTGCGCTCCGCCGAGACCCGCAGCGCGATCATCGCCGGCTCCCTGGTCGTGGCGCTGCTGATCGTCGTCCTGCTGCTGACCGTCGCCATCGCCCGCTCCATGGTCGGCCCGCTGCGCCGGCTGCGTACCGAGGCGCTGGAGGTGGCCGGCTTCCGGCTGCCCGACGTGGTGCGCCAGCTCCGCGTCAGCGGCGACACGACCGTCCGCGACGTGGCGCCCATCGAGGTCGAGGGCAACGACGAGATCGGTGAAGTGGCCCGGGCCTTCGACCAGGTGCACCGGCAGGCCGTACGCCTGGCGGGCGAGGAGGCCGAGCTGCGCAGCAACATCAGCTCGATGTTCGTCAACCTCTCGCGCCGCACGCAGACGCTGGTCGAGCGGCAGATCTCGCTGATCGACGGCCTGGAGAAGGGCGAGCAGGACGGCGGCCGCCTGGCCGACCTGTTCAAGCTCGACCACCTGGCCACCCGCATGCGCCGCAACTCCGAGAACCTGCTGGTCCTGGCCGGCCACGAGGCCACCCGCCGGCGCAGCCAGCCGGCCAAGCTGGTCGACGTCGTACGCGCCGCGCTGTCGGAGGTCGAAGGGTACGAGCGCGTCCAGGTCAAGGTGCACCGGGCCACGTCCGTGCTCGGCAGCTGCGCCAACGACCTGGTCCACCTCGTCGCCGAGCTGGTCGAGAACGCCATCCAGTTCTCCCCGAGCAACTCCCAGGTCACGGTCACCAGCGCGCTCATCGAGGGCGGCGGCGCGCTGCTGTCGGTCAGCGACACCGGCATCAGCATGACCGAGGACGAGCTGGCCGAGGCCAACCGCCGCCTGGCCGAGCCGCCCGTGGTCGACGTGTCGGTCTCCCGGCGCATGGGCCTGTTCGTGGTCGGCCGCCTGGCGCTGCGCCACGGCATCCGGGTGCAGCTGCGCAAGGGCGAGGGCGCCGGTCTGATCGCCATGGTGCTGCTGCCGCCCACGCTGATCGCCGACGGGACGCAGCAGCCGCTGCCGCAGCGGCCCGCGTTCGGCGGCGGCACCGTGCCCAGCCAGCCCGCGGCGCCGCTCGGGCCGCCCGTGCAGAACGGGTCGTTCCGGTCGTTCGCCAGCTTCGACTCCTTCGACGCGGGCTCTGCCAGGCAGGGACCGCCAGAGAACGGCAGGCCGCGGCACGCGGGACCGCCTTCCGGCGGGCCAGGCCCGTTCGACGGCGGCACGCCGGCGCAGGGCCCAGGGACGCCGGGCCAGGGCACCGGGGCGTTCCCGAGCAGCGGCGCCTTCAACAGCGGATCCTTCAACGGCGGCGCGCTCGACGGCGGCCCCGCCAGGCGCGGGCCCCGCTCGTACGACAGCACGCCCGGCATGCCCCGCCCTGGGACGTTCCACACCGACCCCGGCAGAGCGGGCATCGACGGCTTCACCGCGGACACCGACGGCGGCTCCTACCGCAGGCAGCCGGCCTCGCAGGACACCGGTTCCTACCCCTCGTTCCCGAGCTCGCCCTCCTACCCGTCTGGTAATGGCGCGTTCCAGACGCCGCCGCCGGCCTACCCGACGAACAACGTACGGCAGCCGGATCCTGCGCCGGCGGTGGATGTGTCGCCCCTGGAGCAGGAGCAGGAGGAGTTCCTGCCGATCTTCGCCTCGGTGGAGTCGGCCTGGTTCCGCAGGCCACAGGGCGAAGCCGGGCCGCAGCGGGCGGGTACGGAGGAGCCCGGTGGTGAGTCCGGCCCCGCGCAAGCCGTACCCTCTGGGGAGGAAGCGTGGCGAACGGCCGCGGATGCCGGATGGCAGGCGGCGGCCAAAGCCAGCGAACCCAGCCTCGGCGGCATCACCGCCGCCGGGCTCCCCAAACGGACCCCCAAGGCCAACCTGGTGCCGGGCACGGCGAGCCGGCCCGCGCAGGCGCAGCAGCAGCAGGCGCAGCGGCAGGCGCCGACGCCCCCGGTCTCAGCGGACCGGATGCGCAGCAGGATGGCCAGCTATCAGCAGGGTGTCCGACGGGGCCGCCAGGAAGTACGTGGACAGGAGGAACGAAGTGAGTAA
- a CDS encoding [protein-PII] uridylyltransferase → MRGEARSYAAARKERTTDTDRWLKDLFRTATDGDHVSLVAVGSLGRGELAPGSDLDLVLLHNGRADVARIADRIWYPIWDSAVSLDHSVRTVDEAVSVARQDLKAVLGLIQARHVAGDPDLTRKAREAVLAEWRADSRRRLGELREAADKRAQTSGELAFLLEPDLRDGRGGLRDVQAMQAVAAAWVASAPGPRAREAYELILDVRHALHVVTARGTDRLVLQEQDAVAGLLGLLDAEALMRRLAEAGRTISHAFDATWRTVDRLVSGPAPRGRRPLADGVVEHGGEVVLARGVNPRKDPVLVLRAAAAAADSGLPLAPATVSVLAAQSPPMPVPWPEEARDALVSILGAGRAAVPVWEELDQAGILVKLLPDWERVRHRPQRNPIHRFTVDRHLIEAAANAASHTREVSRPDLLLIGALLHDVGKGWPGDHSATGEVVVRDIATRIGLPPQDVETLATVVRHHLLLPETATRRDLDDPVTIEKVAATVGSREVLDLLAALAVADGNATGPAAWNSWKAGLVADLVRRVRSVLAGSPPPKPPTLSSEQAALARHGGGAVRVNGGAVTVVAPDRVGLLWSAAGVLSAHRLVVRSASSASAGSTAVIEFSVIPEYGSPPDPATLESDLRLVLAGRLDIEQRLARRTRSVRPPRVPVAPPRVTLVDDASATATVVEVRAHDRPGLLWRIGRAFGECGLDVRAARVETLGAEAVDVFYVVDRAGRPLSDDAQRAQVRDQVLAALR, encoded by the coding sequence GTGAGGGGAGAGGCCCGTTCGTACGCCGCGGCCCGCAAGGAGCGGACCACGGACACCGATCGCTGGCTCAAGGATCTCTTCCGCACGGCGACCGACGGCGACCACGTCTCACTGGTCGCCGTCGGGAGCCTCGGCAGGGGAGAGCTGGCGCCCGGCAGCGACCTCGACCTGGTGCTGCTCCACAACGGCCGGGCCGACGTGGCCAGGATCGCCGACCGGATCTGGTATCCGATCTGGGACTCGGCGGTCAGCCTCGACCACTCCGTACGCACGGTGGACGAGGCGGTCTCCGTCGCCCGGCAGGACCTCAAGGCCGTGCTGGGCCTCATCCAGGCCAGGCACGTGGCCGGCGACCCCGACCTGACCAGGAAGGCCAGGGAGGCGGTGCTGGCCGAATGGCGCGCCGACTCCCGGCGCAGGCTGGGCGAGCTGCGCGAGGCCGCCGACAAGCGGGCCCAGACCAGTGGCGAGCTGGCCTTCCTCCTGGAGCCCGATCTCAGGGACGGCCGTGGCGGGCTCCGCGACGTGCAGGCGATGCAGGCCGTGGCCGCCGCCTGGGTCGCCTCGGCGCCGGGCCCCCGGGCGCGGGAGGCGTACGAGCTCATCCTGGACGTACGGCACGCGCTGCACGTCGTCACCGCCCGCGGCACCGACCGGCTGGTGCTGCAGGAGCAGGACGCGGTGGCCGGGCTGCTCGGCCTGCTGGACGCCGAGGCCCTGATGCGCAGGCTGGCCGAGGCCGGCCGGACCATCTCCCACGCCTTCGACGCCACCTGGCGCACCGTTGACAGGCTGGTGTCAGGGCCGGCTCCACGAGGCCGCCGCCCGCTGGCCGACGGCGTGGTCGAGCACGGCGGCGAGGTGGTGCTCGCCCGTGGCGTCAACCCGCGCAAGGACCCGGTCCTGGTGCTGCGTGCCGCCGCCGCGGCGGCGGACTCCGGGCTGCCGCTGGCGCCCGCCACGGTGTCCGTACTCGCAGCTCAGTCGCCTCCGATGCCGGTGCCGTGGCCGGAGGAGGCGCGTGACGCGCTGGTGTCGATCCTCGGCGCCGGGCGCGCCGCCGTGCCCGTGTGGGAGGAGCTCGACCAGGCGGGCATCCTTGTCAAGCTGCTCCCTGACTGGGAGCGGGTGCGCCACCGCCCGCAGCGCAACCCGATCCACCGCTTCACGGTCGACCGCCACCTGATCGAGGCCGCCGCGAACGCCGCCAGCCACACCCGCGAGGTCTCCCGCCCCGACCTGCTGCTCATCGGAGCTCTGCTGCACGACGTGGGCAAGGGCTGGCCGGGCGACCATTCGGCGACCGGCGAGGTCGTCGTGCGCGACATCGCCACCCGGATCGGCCTGCCGCCGCAGGACGTCGAGACGCTGGCCACCGTCGTACGCCACCACCTGCTGCTGCCCGAGACCGCCACGCGCAGGGACCTCGACGACCCCGTCACGATCGAGAAGGTCGCCGCGACCGTCGGCTCGCGCGAGGTGCTCGACCTGCTGGCCGCGCTGGCGGTCGCCGACGGCAACGCGACCGGCCCCGCGGCCTGGAACAGCTGGAAGGCCGGCCTGGTCGCCGACCTCGTGCGCCGGGTCAGGTCCGTGCTGGCGGGCTCACCGCCGCCCAAGCCGCCGACGCTCTCGTCCGAGCAGGCCGCGCTGGCCCGCCACGGCGGCGGCGCCGTGCGCGTGAACGGGGGAGCGGTCACGGTCGTCGCCCCCGACCGGGTGGGCCTGCTGTGGAGCGCGGCCGGCGTGTTGTCGGCGCACCGGCTCGTCGTGCGCTCCGCCTCGTCCGCCTCCGCCGGTTCGACGGCGGTGATCGAGTTCTCGGTCATCCCCGAGTACGGGTCGCCTCCGGACCCCGCGACGCTGGAGTCCGACCTGCGCCTCGTCCTTGCTGGGCGTCTTGACATCGAACAGCGGCTGGCCCGCCGTACCCGGTCGGTGCGGCCGCCCCGCGTACCGGTGGCTCCACCTCGGGTGACGCTGGTCGACGACGCCTCCGCGACGGCCACCGTGGTGGAAGTCAGGGCCCATGACAGGCCGGGACTTCTGTGGCGGATCGGACGGGCGTTCGGCGAGTGTGGTCTTGACGTGAGAGCCGCTCGCGTAGAGACTCTCGGCGCGGAGGCGGTGGACGTCTTCTACGTTGTGGACCGCGCTGGTCGCCCCCTCAGCGACGACGCGCAGAGGGCACAAGTCCGCGATCAAGTCCTTGCCGCACTGCGATAA
- a CDS encoding P-II family nitrogen regulator → MRLITAIIKPFKLDDVKAALEQFGIKGMTVSEASGYGRQRGHTEVYRGAEYQVDLVPKVRLEVLAEEDDTEDVIDVIVKAAHTGKIGDGKVWSVPVDTVIRVRTGERGPEAL, encoded by the coding sequence ATGAGGCTCATCACGGCGATCATCAAGCCCTTCAAGCTCGATGACGTGAAGGCCGCACTCGAACAGTTCGGCATCAAGGGCATGACGGTCAGCGAGGCGAGCGGCTACGGCCGCCAGCGCGGCCACACCGAGGTCTACCGCGGCGCCGAGTACCAGGTGGACCTGGTGCCGAAGGTCCGGCTGGAGGTCCTCGCCGAGGAGGATGACACCGAGGACGTGATCGACGTCATCGTCAAGGCGGCGCACACCGGCAAGATCGGTGACGGCAAGGTCTGGTCGGTGCCGGTCGACACCGTCATCCGGGTCCGCACCGGCGAACGGGGTCCGGAAGCCCTGTGA
- a CDS encoding ammonium transporter, with protein MIDSGTTAWMLVCTALVLLMTPGLAFFYGGMTRAKSVLNMMMMSFVAIIVVTVAWVLYGYSLAFDTAGEGGGINQIIGGLDYVGLSGVFNAVYEGLIVEGGSVTAEAAAADNFPLMVFSAFQLTFAIITVALISGAIADRAKFGAWVLFSLVWATVVYFPVAHWVWGGGWLTQLGIEDFAGGTVVHINAGAAALALALVLGKRTGWRKEPMRPHNLTLVLLGTGLLWFGWFGFNAGSELAPDQTAGLAFMNTQVATAVAAGAWLVVEKLRDGHATTLGVASGAVAGLVAITPACGFVDPWAAVVIGLLAGVGCAYAVGMKYKLGFDDSLDVVGVHLVGGVIGAVALGFVAAYPFLPGQNKGILIEGGQISQLGLQVLGPVAVGGYSFVMSWVIGKIIDKTMGFRIPQEAEVTGVDVSTHAETGYDLGTVYASGVSSPNGPTTTAPKKVDA; from the coding sequence ATGATCGACAGCGGCACTACCGCCTGGATGCTGGTATGCACCGCCCTGGTGCTGCTGATGACTCCGGGCCTCGCGTTCTTCTACGGGGGTATGACCCGGGCCAAGAGCGTTCTGAACATGATGATGATGTCGTTCGTCGCCATCATCGTCGTGACGGTCGCCTGGGTCCTTTACGGCTACTCCCTCGCGTTCGATACGGCCGGCGAAGGCGGCGGTATCAACCAGATCATCGGAGGACTCGACTACGTCGGTCTGAGCGGGGTCTTCAACGCCGTCTACGAGGGCCTGATCGTCGAGGGCGGCAGCGTGACGGCCGAGGCCGCCGCCGCCGACAACTTCCCGCTCATGGTGTTCTCCGCCTTCCAGCTCACGTTCGCCATCATCACCGTCGCGCTGATCAGCGGCGCCATCGCCGACCGGGCCAAGTTCGGCGCGTGGGTGCTGTTCTCGCTCGTCTGGGCCACGGTGGTCTACTTCCCCGTCGCCCACTGGGTCTGGGGCGGCGGCTGGCTGACGCAGCTCGGCATCGAGGACTTCGCCGGCGGTACGGTCGTGCACATCAACGCCGGTGCCGCGGCCCTCGCGCTCGCGCTCGTCCTGGGCAAGCGCACGGGCTGGCGCAAGGAGCCCATGCGGCCGCACAACCTGACCCTGGTGCTGCTCGGCACCGGTCTGCTGTGGTTCGGCTGGTTCGGCTTCAACGCCGGCTCCGAGCTGGCCCCCGACCAGACCGCCGGCCTGGCCTTCATGAACACCCAGGTCGCCACGGCCGTCGCCGCCGGTGCCTGGCTCGTGGTGGAGAAGCTGCGCGACGGTCACGCGACCACGCTCGGCGTCGCCTCCGGCGCGGTGGCCGGTCTGGTCGCCATCACCCCGGCCTGTGGTTTCGTGGACCCGTGGGCCGCCGTGGTCATCGGCCTGCTCGCCGGTGTCGGCTGCGCCTACGCCGTGGGCATGAAGTACAAGCTGGGCTTCGACGACTCCCTCGACGTGGTCGGCGTGCACCTGGTCGGCGGTGTGATCGGCGCCGTCGCGCTGGGCTTCGTCGCGGCCTACCCGTTCCTGCCCGGCCAGAACAAGGGCATCCTGATCGAGGGCGGGCAGATCAGCCAGCTCGGCCTCCAGGTGCTCGGCCCGGTCGCCGTCGGCGGCTACTCCTTCGTGATGTCCTGGGTCATCGGTAAGATCATCGACAAGACCATGGGCTTCCGCATCCCGCAGGAGGCCGAGGTCACCGGCGTGGACGTCTCCACGCACGCCGAGACCGGCTACGACCTCGGCACCGTTTACGCCTCGGGCGTGAGCTCCCCCAACGGTCCCACCACCACGGCTCCCAAGAAGGTGGACGCATGA
- a CDS encoding ABC transporter substrate-binding protein, whose product MRLRLAIAAMLPVLALTACGTSTTAQDAGPTRTVKHAMGETKVPMTPKRVVVLDTDKLDTMVTLGLSPVGAAQAQENQTWPEYLGSALADTKPVGTLQQLNIEAIMALKPDLILGSKFRQAAFYDKLAKIAPTVFTEMVGITWKENFLLDAEALGKKEQAQQLLSGYETRAKEVGAKFSKLQVSIVRFMPTEIRLYGPDSFSGIVLGDAGIPRPETQQLADQEDKRMAKISQENIAKGDGDAIFYTAYGEAAAKSQAEITAGPLWKNLEAVKAEHAFNVDDEIWMTGIGVTAAGKILDDLDKHLTPLA is encoded by the coding sequence ATGCGTCTCCGCCTGGCCATCGCCGCCATGCTCCCCGTGTTAGCGCTTACCGCGTGCGGGACTTCGACCACCGCCCAGGACGCCGGTCCCACCAGGACCGTCAAGCACGCCATGGGCGAGACCAAGGTGCCCATGACCCCGAAGCGCGTCGTCGTGCTCGACACGGACAAGCTCGACACGATGGTCACCCTCGGCCTCTCCCCCGTCGGCGCCGCCCAGGCCCAGGAGAACCAGACCTGGCCCGAGTACCTCGGCTCCGCCCTGGCGGACACCAAGCCGGTCGGTACGCTCCAGCAGCTCAACATCGAGGCCATCATGGCGCTCAAGCCCGACCTCATCCTGGGCTCCAAGTTCCGGCAGGCGGCGTTCTACGACAAGCTCGCCAAGATCGCCCCGACCGTGTTCACCGAGATGGTCGGCATCACCTGGAAGGAGAACTTCCTGCTCGACGCCGAGGCGCTGGGCAAGAAGGAGCAGGCACAGCAGCTCCTGTCCGGGTACGAGACGCGCGCCAAGGAGGTGGGCGCCAAGTTCTCGAAACTCCAGGTCAGCATCGTGCGTTTCATGCCGACCGAAATCCGCCTGTACGGCCCCGACTCGTTCAGCGGCATCGTCCTGGGCGACGCCGGCATCCCGAGGCCGGAGACGCAGCAGCTCGCGGACCAGGAGGACAAGCGCATGGCCAAGATCAGCCAGGAGAACATCGCCAAGGGTGACGGCGACGCGATCTTCTACACCGCGTACGGCGAGGCGGCGGCCAAGTCGCAGGCCGAGATCACGGCGGGTCCGCTGTGGAAGAACCTCGAGGCGGTCAAGGCGGAGCACGCCTTCAACGTGGACGACGAGATCTGGATGACCGGAATCGGCGTCACAGCGGCCGGCAAGATCCTCGACGACCTGGACAAGCACCTCACGCCGCTCGCCTGA
- a CDS encoding MOSC domain-containing protein, which yields MHVETLRRYPVKSMLGEEVAESLVTERGLAGDRARAVLDVATGKIASAKNPRLWRGLLTIEGARTPGDSDLSELLGREVRLIDVPPEGAELERSVPEQVLAEGIEAEVPHTITTLGTGSPEGTFFDFAPIHLITSSTVERIGALGPRGHVEALRYRPNLVIATEPDGFVENGWVGRELHVGEDVVLHVIVASPRCAVPTLAHGALDRDTDALRTVARHNRVPVFDLAPQACAGVYARVLRPGVVRKGDPVRLG from the coding sequence ATGCACGTCGAGACACTGCGCCGTTATCCGGTCAAATCCATGCTGGGAGAAGAGGTCGCCGAGAGCCTGGTGACCGAGCGCGGGCTGGCCGGGGACCGGGCGCGGGCCGTGCTCGACGTCGCGACAGGAAAGATCGCCAGTGCCAAGAACCCCAGGCTCTGGCGCGGGCTGCTGACCATCGAGGGCGCGCGCACGCCCGGCGACTCCGATCTGTCGGAGCTGCTCGGCCGCGAGGTCAGGCTGATCGACGTGCCGCCGGAGGGCGCCGAGCTGGAGCGGTCGGTGCCGGAGCAGGTGCTGGCCGAGGGCATCGAGGCCGAGGTGCCGCATACCATCACCACGCTCGGGACGGGCTCCCCCGAGGGCACGTTCTTCGACTTCGCCCCGATCCACCTGATCACGTCCTCCACCGTCGAGCGGATCGGCGCCCTCGGCCCGCGCGGGCACGTCGAGGCCCTCCGCTACCGGCCGAACCTGGTGATCGCGACGGAGCCGGACGGCTTCGTGGAGAACGGCTGGGTGGGACGGGAGCTGCACGTCGGCGAGGACGTGGTGCTGCACGTCATCGTGGCCAGCCCGCGTTGCGCGGTGCCGACGCTCGCGCACGGGGCGCTGGATCGCGACACCGACGCGTTGCGGACGGTGGCCAGGCACAACCGGGTGCCGGTGTTCGACCTGGCGCCGCAGGCCTGCGCGGGGGTGTACGCGCGGGTCCTGCGGCCCGGGGTCGTCAGGAAGGGCGACCCCGTACGGCTCGGCTAG
- a CDS encoding alpha/beta fold hydrolase — MDGISYVDQGEGPVALFVHGVGTGSHLWRHVIGELRDERRCVAIDLPLHGGSDPRDDLSIPALAEAVEELCEHLGLTEIDLVGNDTGGAVCQIFAVRHRERLRTLTLTNCDVHTNTPPEAFRPTVELAARGELAQLTAVLLDRPELLAGTAFGDGYERIDDPKAVVEAYLRPILGKPGGGRAFERMLAAIDAKDLIAIEPQLTVLTVPTLLVWGTGDTFFDLSWARWLRDTIPGVREIVEIEGGRLFFPEERAGELVPHLRRFWAQG, encoded by the coding sequence ATGGACGGCATCAGCTACGTGGACCAGGGCGAGGGCCCGGTCGCCCTGTTCGTGCACGGCGTGGGCACCGGCTCCCACCTGTGGCGCCACGTCATCGGCGAGCTGCGCGACGAGCGCCGCTGCGTGGCCATCGACCTGCCGCTGCACGGCGGCAGCGACCCGCGCGACGACCTGTCGATCCCCGCGCTGGCCGAGGCCGTCGAGGAGCTCTGCGAGCACCTCGGCCTCACCGAGATCGACCTCGTCGGCAACGACACCGGCGGCGCGGTGTGCCAGATCTTCGCCGTACGGCACCGCGAACGCCTGCGCACGCTCACCCTCACCAACTGCGACGTGCACACCAACACCCCGCCCGAGGCGTTCAGGCCCACGGTCGAGCTGGCCGCCAGGGGCGAGCTGGCCCAGCTCACCGCGGTCCTGCTCGACCGGCCCGAACTGCTGGCGGGGACCGCCTTCGGCGACGGCTACGAGCGCATCGACGACCCGAAGGCGGTGGTGGAGGCGTACCTCAGGCCGATACTCGGCAAGCCGGGCGGCGGGCGCGCGTTCGAGCGCATGCTGGCCGCCATCGACGCCAAGGACCTGATCGCCATCGAGCCGCAGCTCACCGTGCTGACCGTGCCGACGCTCCTGGTGTGGGGCACGGGTGACACGTTCTTCGACCTGAGCTGGGCGCGCTGGCTGCGCGACACGATCCCGGGCGTCAGGGAGATCGTGGAGATCGAGGGCGGGCGGCTGTTCTTCCCGGAGGAGCGGGCCGGCGAGCTGGTGCCTCACCTCCGGAGGTTCTGGGCCCAGGGATAG
- a CDS encoding TetR/AcrR family transcriptional regulator: protein MNLKAERGAATRERVLTIATRLFAERGYEDTSIETVLQESGLSRGALYHHYAGKEALFEAVLEATEAGVGARIVQAVRGAGSPEAALRIGIRTWIRLAGDPVIRRIVLIDAPAVLGWERWRALEERYSFGMLKSALEATKAVPAAYVDLHAHMLLAAINESALLVARGGDHATAEAAVEEFLRRLLRTD from the coding sequence ATGAACCTCAAGGCGGAACGCGGCGCGGCCACCCGCGAAAGGGTCCTGACCATCGCCACGCGGCTGTTCGCCGAGCGCGGCTACGAGGACACCTCGATCGAGACGGTGCTGCAGGAGTCCGGGCTGAGCAGAGGGGCGCTCTACCACCACTACGCGGGCAAGGAAGCCCTGTTCGAGGCCGTGCTGGAGGCCACGGAGGCCGGGGTTGGCGCCAGGATCGTGCAGGCGGTCCGGGGGGCCGGGAGCCCGGAGGCGGCGCTGCGCATCGGCATCCGCACCTGGATCCGGCTCGCCGGCGACCCCGTCATCAGGCGCATCGTGCTCATCGACGCGCCCGCCGTGCTGGGCTGGGAGCGGTGGCGCGCGCTGGAGGAGCGTTACTCGTTCGGCATGCTGAAGTCGGCACTCGAGGCCACGAAGGCGGTGCCAGCCGCGTACGTGGACCTGCACGCGCACATGCTGCTGGCCGCGATCAACGAGAGCGCGCTGCTCGTGGCGCGGGGCGGCGACCACGCCACGGCGGAGGCGGCCGTCGAGGAGTTCCTGCGCCGCCTGCTACGCACCGACTGA
- a CDS encoding sigma-70 family RNA polymerase sigma factor yields MARPTGSRTQEQHVADRDLLGTYLAEIGRVPLLTAEEEVELAKRIEAGLFAEQLLDSGGSEPRIGDAADEELERLAISGQRAKEEFIQANLRLVVAVARKYSGRGMPLIDLVQEGNLGLVRAVEKFDYRRGYKFSTYATWWIRQSVGRAIHEQARPVRLPTHAGEQMTRLMRVRRDMLAEFDVEPTDDDLAGILDLPIERVRELRRWASDPVSLQLGVGDEDETELGDMIADETWADPEQQAIDILERERLDQWLTGLEGPTSEMLRWRYGLLDGREHTLTEVGERYGIGRDRARRIERDALARLRKMATAAA; encoded by the coding sequence ATGGCAAGGCCTACGGGGAGTCGCACGCAGGAGCAGCACGTCGCTGATCGCGATCTGCTGGGGACGTATCTGGCCGAGATCGGCCGGGTCCCGCTGCTCACGGCGGAGGAAGAGGTGGAGCTCGCCAAGCGGATCGAGGCGGGTCTCTTCGCCGAGCAGCTGCTCGACAGCGGGGGCTCGGAGCCGCGGATCGGGGACGCGGCCGACGAGGAGCTGGAGCGCCTGGCCATCTCGGGCCAGCGGGCCAAGGAGGAGTTCATTCAGGCCAACCTGCGCCTCGTGGTGGCGGTGGCCAGGAAATATTCGGGGCGGGGGATGCCGCTGATCGACCTGGTCCAGGAGGGGAACCTGGGCCTGGTCCGGGCGGTGGAGAAGTTCGACTACCGCCGGGGGTACAAGTTCTCCACCTACGCCACGTGGTGGATCAGGCAGTCGGTGGGGCGGGCCATTCACGAGCAGGCCCGGCCGGTGCGGCTGCCCACGCACGCCGGGGAGCAGATGACCCGGCTGATGCGGGTGCGGCGCGACATGCTGGCGGAGTTCGACGTCGAGCCCACCGACGACGATCTCGCCGGGATCCTCGACCTGCCGATCGAGCGGGTACGCGAGCTGCGGCGCTGGGCCTCCGACCCGGTCTCGCTCCAGCTCGGCGTGGGCGACGAGGACGAGACCGAGCTCGGCGACATGATCGCCGACGAGACCTGGGCCGACCCCGAGCAGCAGGCGATCGACATCCTGGAGCGGGAGCGGCTCGACCAGTGGCTCACCGGCCTGGAAGGGCCCACCAGCGAGATGCTGCGGTGGCGGTACGGGCTGCTGGACGGGCGCGAGCACACGCTGACCGAGGTGGGCGAGCGGTACGGCATCGGCCGCGACCGGGCCCGCCGGATCGAGCGCGACGCGCTGGCGCGGCTGCGCAAGATGGCGACCGCGGCCGCCTGA